A genomic window from Sporosarcina sp. Marseille-Q4063 includes:
- a CDS encoding M20/M25/M40 family metallo-hydrolase: MTKNKFKKVALTLALSGALVLSASPFASPYAEVVETPIGYTSNGNQDSSKDQKIIKRVDAERAIEHIRYLSEEIGPRPGGLNAEKEAADYVASQLRSHGYDVEYQYFPVADQFIAEVAFANGDSWQMGAAPNGTLSNDPVSGEVIFVEGGTDASDFPADTEGKIVLMTRESSTANYRLQVDNAVNAGASGVILQSVVGGRGNYGSTFNPSLTQAYDIPVFGAAFIQGEWLKEQLEEGPVALELTAEQHSNLESVNVIGTKKSKNKKANGKEVILSAHMDSVVGAPGANDNASGTGLMLELARVFKGYNTDKDLKFIAFGSEERGLLGARHYVDQLTQEERDNIEAVFNPDMVATKYEEARNLYAMTVDGSTNIVTDSTVAAGARLGNSDILPGKFGSSDHVPFHNAGIPSALFIWMGIDSWDPLVYHIEKVYHTPQDTIEDNISSERMQSALEVIGAGLFDVVRKDVPGLD, from the coding sequence ATGACGAAAAATAAATTTAAAAAAGTAGCGCTGACATTGGCGCTTTCAGGTGCGTTGGTATTAAGCGCATCGCCATTTGCATCACCGTATGCAGAAGTTGTCGAAACACCAATTGGCTACACATCCAATGGGAATCAAGACTCATCTAAAGACCAGAAAATCATTAAAAGAGTTGACGCCGAAAGGGCGATTGAACATATTCGGTATTTATCAGAAGAGATTGGGCCGCGACCAGGTGGGCTTAACGCGGAAAAAGAAGCTGCGGATTATGTTGCATCCCAGTTAAGAAGTCATGGGTACGATGTGGAATATCAATATTTTCCGGTAGCCGATCAATTTATAGCTGAAGTCGCTTTTGCGAATGGCGATTCATGGCAAATGGGGGCAGCGCCGAACGGTACATTAAGTAATGATCCTGTAAGCGGAGAAGTGATTTTTGTTGAAGGGGGGACTGATGCGAGTGATTTCCCGGCGGATACTGAAGGGAAAATCGTTTTAATGACGCGCGAAAGTTCAACTGCGAATTACCGTCTGCAAGTAGATAATGCGGTGAATGCAGGCGCGAGCGGCGTGATTTTGCAAAGTGTAGTTGGGGGCCGTGGAAACTATGGTTCTACGTTTAACCCAAGTTTGACGCAGGCGTATGATATTCCAGTATTCGGTGCGGCTTTCATTCAAGGCGAATGGTTGAAAGAACAGCTTGAAGAAGGGCCCGTTGCTTTGGAATTAACAGCGGAGCAACATTCAAATCTTGAGTCTGTAAACGTGATCGGCACGAAGAAGTCAAAGAATAAAAAAGCAAATGGAAAAGAAGTCATATTAAGCGCGCATATGGATAGTGTCGTCGGCGCACCAGGAGCGAACGATAACGCGTCCGGGACAGGGTTAATGCTCGAGTTGGCACGCGTATTCAAAGGATACAACACGGACAAAGATCTTAAATTCATTGCCTTCGGATCAGAAGAACGCGGCTTACTCGGCGCTAGACACTACGTGGATCAATTAACACAAGAAGAAAGAGATAATATCGAAGCAGTTTTCAATCCAGATATGGTCGCGACGAAATACGAAGAAGCTAGAAACTTGTACGCAATGACTGTTGACGGAAGCACGAATATCGTCACTGATTCTACTGTAGCAGCAGGCGCTAGACTAGGAAACTCTGATATTTTACCAGGTAAATTCGGATCTAGTGACCACGTTCCATTCCATAACGCGGGAATTCCTTCAGCGTTGTTTATTTGGATGGGAATCGATAGCTGGGATCCGCTCGTTTACCATATTGAAAAAGTGTATCACACGCCACAAGATACAATCGAAGACAATATTTCTTCCGAAAGAATG
- a CDS encoding bile acid:sodium symporter family protein, translating to MQGLVKVSQFFGKTFAIWVLVVAALAFFLPGQFLWIGPYISILLGVIMFGMGMTLTVKDFGEVFRQPKSVLIGVASQFIVMPLLAYALAKGFNLPAEIAIGVILVGSCPGGTASNVMTFLAKGNTALSVAVTSVSTLLAPILTPAIIYVLAREWLEVSAASMFTSIMKIVILPMILGLIVQFFLKEQAKKSVDIMPLVSVIAIVMIVAAVVAGSKDKIIESGLLIFAVVILHNGLGYLFGFLIAKLFKLDYSSQKAISIEVGMQNSGLGAALAAAHFSPIAAVPSAIFSFWHNISGPLLATYWARREKK from the coding sequence ATGCAAGGTCTTGTAAAAGTTAGTCAGTTTTTTGGCAAAACATTTGCCATATGGGTGCTTGTCGTTGCAGCACTCGCATTTTTCCTACCAGGTCAATTTCTTTGGATAGGACCATACATATCGATTTTGCTCGGCGTTATTATGTTTGGAATGGGAATGACATTAACGGTGAAAGATTTCGGCGAGGTTTTCCGCCAACCCAAAAGCGTTTTAATCGGCGTCGCGTCCCAATTTATCGTCATGCCGCTTCTGGCGTATGCATTGGCGAAGGGGTTTAATTTGCCAGCAGAAATTGCAATTGGTGTAATCCTCGTCGGATCATGTCCGGGCGGCACAGCGTCGAACGTAATGACATTCCTCGCCAAAGGAAATACAGCACTTTCGGTCGCGGTGACATCCGTTTCTACTTTGCTGGCGCCAATTTTAACACCCGCAATCATTTATGTACTTGCACGCGAATGGTTAGAAGTTTCGGCTGCAAGCATGTTCACGTCTATCATGAAGATTGTGATCTTGCCAATGATTCTTGGGTTAATTGTTCAGTTTTTCTTGAAAGAGCAGGCGAAAAAGAGCGTGGACATCATGCCGCTTGTATCGGTTATTGCCATCGTCATGATTGTTGCAGCGGTCGTTGCAGGGAGCAAAGATAAAATCATCGAATCAGGTTTACTAATTTTTGCAGTCGTTATTCTACATAATGGACTCGGTTATTTGTTCGGATTCCTAATCGCCAAGTTATTCAAACTCGATTATTCCAGTCAAAAAGCAATTTCCATCGAAGTCGGCATGCAAAACTCCGGACTCGGCGCCGCCTTGGCAGCAGCACATTTCAGTCCGATAGCGGCAGTGCCGAGTGCGATATTTAGTTTCTGGCATAATATTTCTGGGCCGTTGTTGGCTACTTATTGGGCAAGGAGGGAGAAGAAGTAA
- a CDS encoding M20/M25/M40 family metallo-hydrolase, with translation MKIGGKLKVLMLSMMLAVSSLYVMPIQFSQTAVAQEKGQSGAAFDQKVISRISMERIYEDVHYLSETIGPRVAGTEEEKFTANYIKERLLSYGYEVEVQDFSIPDLKVGHLQTDNGDEVLINIPSGSAATTEEGLTAELYDAGLGYAADFTDEAVGKIALISRGELTFQVKVENAIAAGSAGVLIYNNIDQAGPLNPSINENAPLPVGGITKVSGEALLEDVASQDGTVTLKVNAIENATSQNIIAKRTPKKGGNHDILHVSAHFDSVPFAPGASDNASGTAVALEMARVLKSYPIDKELRFAFVGAEEIGLVGSRYYVSQLTEDEIDRSLANFNMDMVGTSWENATAIYMNTVDGQANIVSETAAATAERIGTPSELVLYQRGSSDHVSFHDAGIAAVNFIRREPGTANLEPYYHTPLDTIEHISAERLKEAGDLVGASVYSLIRN, from the coding sequence ATGAAGATAGGTGGGAAATTGAAAGTACTCATGCTTTCAATGATGTTGGCCGTGTCGAGTTTGTACGTTATGCCAATCCAATTTTCACAGACAGCCGTTGCACAGGAAAAAGGGCAAAGCGGGGCTGCATTTGATCAAAAAGTAATTTCGCGCATCAGTATGGAGCGAATTTACGAGGATGTCCATTATTTAAGTGAAACCATTGGCCCTCGCGTAGCAGGCACTGAAGAAGAGAAATTTACGGCAAATTATATCAAAGAACGCCTCTTGTCTTATGGATACGAGGTTGAGGTCCAGGATTTCAGTATTCCGGACTTAAAAGTAGGGCATTTGCAAACTGACAATGGAGATGAAGTGCTCATTAATATTCCGTCCGGATCCGCTGCTACAACGGAAGAAGGATTGACCGCTGAGCTTTATGACGCTGGGTTAGGTTATGCGGCTGATTTCACTGACGAGGCGGTAGGAAAAATTGCGCTTATTTCCAGAGGCGAATTAACATTTCAAGTGAAAGTGGAAAATGCAATTGCTGCTGGTTCGGCAGGCGTGCTTATTTATAATAATATCGATCAAGCCGGCCCGTTGAATCCTTCTATTAACGAGAATGCGCCGTTGCCAGTTGGCGGCATTACAAAAGTGAGCGGGGAAGCGTTGTTGGAAGATGTTGCAAGTCAAGATGGAACTGTCACGTTAAAAGTTAACGCTATCGAAAACGCGACATCTCAAAATATCATTGCCAAACGCACACCGAAAAAAGGTGGAAATCATGACATTTTACATGTTTCTGCTCATTTTGACAGTGTTCCTTTTGCGCCGGGCGCAAGCGATAATGCGTCGGGAACTGCAGTGGCACTGGAAATGGCACGCGTATTAAAAAGTTATCCAATCGATAAGGAATTAAGATTCGCTTTTGTGGGTGCTGAAGAAATCGGCTTAGTCGGTTCTCGTTACTATGTGAGCCAATTGACTGAAGATGAAATCGACCGAAGCCTCGCCAACTTTAATATGGATATGGTCGGTACTTCTTGGGAAAATGCGACCGCAATTTACATGAATACGGTTGATGGACAAGCAAATATTGTTTCAGAAACTGCTGCAGCAACGGCAGAAAGAATCGGTACGCCTTCTGAATTAGTTCTTTATCAAAGAGGTTCATCCGATCATGTTTCATTCCATGATGCTGGAATTGCGGCTGTGAATTTTATTCGCCGTGAACCAGGAACTGCTAACTTGGAACCTTATTATCACACGCCGCTTGATACGATTGAACATATCAGCGCAGAAAGACTTAAAGAAGCGGGCGATCTTGTCGGGGCTTCTGTTTATAGCTTGATTCGAAACTAA